TCGACACCTATGCCGTCCATGGCGTGGGCGGCACCGCCGGTGCCCTGTTGACGGGTGTCTTTGCCAACGCTGAGCTGATCTCCGCGCACCCTGCCGGTCAGGTTCTGGCGGAACAGGGCCGCGGTGCCCTGGTTCTCGGTCAGCTGCAGGCCGTGCTGGTGGCCTATGGCCTGGCTGCGATCGGTACCTTCCTGATCGCTGGTGTTCTGCGGGGTCTTGGCGTTCAGTTCCGCGTGACGGAAGAGGCTGAGAACCTCGGTGTGGATGTCGCCGAACATGGCGAAGAGGCCTATGCCGAGCGCGTCGGTTCTCCGCAGCTGTACTGAGCACCGTCTCCATGAGCAAGCCCGGGGTGCAGAGCATCCCGGGCTTTTGCTGTTTTGTTTCAACAGAAGGGCAAAGGGTTTGCAACTTCCTTGTCCGAAGTCTTTAGAGGCTAAGAATTATCGAGAATACCCCTCGATTACAGTCATTGATGAGTGACCTGAATGTTTCCATTGGTTCTAAGTTGATGTACACAAGTTTTTCATCGCCATTTCGGCTTCGTTAATTATTCACCCTACAATTGTGAATGTATTTATGCAGTTCTGTTGACTCCTCTGAAAGACTTGTTTTGGGCGCCTCCGGCTATTGAGGCTTGCTGCAGTTTGGTGTTAATATTTTGGCAAAAATGTTTTGGTGAAGATGCGGAAAGAGCTACGAGTCTCTCTGCTTTGCCACTTGGTGATCACTTCGATACTCGCTACTGTTGTTTCGTATCAAGTCCTTGCCCCGCTGTTTGGCCCTGAGGCTTGGGTTCTAAATAATGATCACTTGATGCCATTTGATCATATTAGATTAATTCTCTCCGGCAAAGGTTTCGGACTGCGTGATATTACCTGGGCACGTATACCAAGCTTGTTTCCAGATTATTTCCTCGCCTTTGTTTCCGGTATTTTTTCAGGGAACTGGATTGAACAGTTTTCATTCTACTGGCATGTTCAAATATTCTTTTGTGTGTCTGCGTTTCTTTTTCTAGCTCAATTTTCTTGCGGTGTGGCCGGATTGTATTTGTCTGCTGGTGTTTATTCTTTCCTTGTTTGGTTCTTTCCTGGGTATGCTGAAATAATTTTTTATTCGGGTGTTCCCATTTACCACGGAGGCAACTTTGTTAATGTTGCGCTACTTATTTTCCTGGTTTCTTGTTTGCTTTCGGGCGAGTGTCGTGGCTTCAGGGGTATAGGAATCTATGTTTTATTTGCTTACAGTCTTGTTGCATCCTTCTCGAGTAGATTGTTCTTTGTTCAGCTGATAGCTCCTCTATGGGTTCTGTTTTTGATAAACATCAGGATTGGCAATGTTTCTGCTTATTCAGTCGATTGGCGAAGGTTATGGACAAGTAAGGTTGCCCGTTTTCTTGGTTTGATCAGTATTGCTTCAATAAGCGGTCTTGTCTCTTATGTTCTCGTCATTCATCAATGTACTGATGTTGGTATTAGTGCTCACTTCGACGTCTTCGTGGCACATTTCCGCCGCATGGGTGAGAGAGGGCTTCTAGTTTTCTGCCTGCTCTCTTATCTTCCGTTGATTCTTGCTTGGTGTGGGCCGGGAAGGGTTTTTCCTCTTGGGAGGTCAGTCAACACTTTGAATGGGAGAAAGCGCGAGATCTTTATTTACTCGCTTATTGCTATCTCGAGTCTATTTACAGTCTTTGTCTTTTATATTTCCGCTGTGGACTCGTGGAGTGGGTATGGAAGATACTTGATTACTCCTGCTTATTTTCTTCCCGTTGCTGCTGTTCTGGCTGTCCGAACTTTGTCTAGGTACTGGCCTCGAATAGTTATTGCTTTCGGGGAGTATCTTCCTGGCTCCGCTTATCTGTCTTGTCAAGACCTAAAAATCTTTCTTTCATTTTATCCGCTAATAATTTCTCTGCTCTCTTTGTGCGCTGTATTTGTTTTTACGTTTTTTGATTCAGCTGTTTCGTCCGCTATCTTGATCCGCAAAAGCCATCGTGCGCCTATTCAATGGCTTGTCAAAGTCTTAAGATCTAACAATCTTCTTGGTGAGCTAGGTTATGTTGCTGATCCCCCTTTTGAGAGTCGTGCGTTGCATGCATTGTCGAATATGAAAATTCGCGCACTATCTGTGTCGACAGATGGAAACCCTTTGATGTTTCCTCATTCGAGAACCGAATATCTCTCTCGGTGGGCTAGATCCAATAGGGCTCTTTATCCAATGAGTGGCGATGTACTGCCTCCGAAATGGGTCTTGGCGAGGCAATCTAATACTCGACGTCTTTTTGAAAGATTCGGTCATCCAATTCGTACATTCGATTGCAATGGTAATGCATGTGTCTATGAATTTGATCAAGCTAGAGTCGTGGAGAATGGTGCGACCTACTTTCAGACGATAAGGTTTGATGTGTATAAATGCAAGAGTGATACATTTAAGGGGATTATTATTTCTAAGTTGCATCCCTTTTATCGTCAGATTAGGGGGAGGTTGTCTTTTGTTTTTCAAGGGTGACGGGCTGCCCGTGTCCTTTGTTCAAGTGCTTGTTTCTTGGCTGTGGAACAGGAAGAAGTGGAATAAATAGTCGTTGTCAAAAAGTCTTGTCGGCAAGCTGATGATCATTTGGTAAGAGTGCCAGGCAGGTTGTTGGTAGGTCTTCAATGAACTCGATCGTGCTAGCCCTCCAAGGCTAGATGGAGCATTAGTGGTGGCGGTATCTGCTGTTGTATCAAGCAGCGGTCAGGTAGGCGAACAGAAGAGGTGTTGGGGCCCTCGTCGTCTTCCCAGTAAACGACCGGGCTGTCGTGAAGAGATGATCCTGAGGTCGTTCAAGCGGTGAGGTGTCGTTCGTAACTAGCTGAACGCTGTGAGCGGATGTGCTCACCTGATTGGTTCGACCTTTTCTGGCAATTTGTACGAGTGAGTTAGAGCTGGCCTCTCTTTCCTGCTGAGTACAGTGGCTTGTGATGTGGTCAGCTCTGGCTATAGCTGTGATGAAAGTTGTTGACCCTTTTCTCCTGAACCCCTGTGTTGTCAGGAGTCCTCGGGCTTGAACGTCAACGCAACTCCGTTGTTGCAGTAGCGCTTCCCGGTGGGGCGAGGCCCGTCGTTGAAGACGTGGCCCTGGTGACCGCCGCAGCGCCGGCAGTGGTATTCCGTGCGGGGCACGATCAGCTTGAAGTCGACGCTGGTGCCAATGGCATTGGCCAGGGGTTCCCAGAAGCTGGGCCAACCGGTGCCGCTGTCGTATTTGGCCTTGGAGCTGAACAGCGGCAGGTCGCAGCCGGCGCAGTTGAAGATCCCAGCGCGCTTTTCGTTGTTCAGTGGGCTGGAGAAAGGCCGCTCAGTGCCCTCTTGCCGCAGCACTTGGTAGGCGGCGGGGGAAAGCCGTTGCTTCCATTGGGCGTCACTGAGTTGCCACTGGGGATCGCCGGCCTTGGCGGCCGCCTCCGCTGATTTGCCCCCTACAAGCAGAGCCAGGGAGGCGAGCAGTCCTCGACGTGTCATTTAGAGGCCCTTGAACCAGCCAGCGCTGAGGGCTGTGGCCAGTCCCAGGAAGATGGCCAGCAGGGTCCATGTGATGCGGTTCAGGGTTGCCTCGGCGCTGCGGGCGCTGGTGAACATCGAGCTGCCGCTGGAGGCCAAGCCACCCATGCCATCGCCCTTCGGGCTGTGCAGGAGCACGGTGATGACCAGCAGTGCGCCACTGCTGAGCCAGATCCAGGTGAGGACGCTTTGAATCATCGGTGCAGCCTAGGCAGTGACTAGACGCCCAGGGTCTGGGGAATGCGACTGGACTGAGACGGGCTGCCGAGGGGATGGATGAGAGAGGTGCCGCTCATCCGGCTCGGCTGCTCCAGGCCCAGGATCTCCAGCAGGGTCGGCGCGACATCGGCCAGGCCGCCGCCACTGCGCAGTTCCACCGCGGTGCCATGACCGGGAATCTTGCGCTTCTCACCTTCCACCAGGATCAGCGGCACCGGGTTGGTGGTGTGCGCAGTCCAAGGCAGGCCGTCGGGGCCTTCCATCAGCTCGGCGTTGCCGTGGTCGGCGGTCACGATCAAGGTGCCGCCCATGCGGTTCGTTGCCTCCAGCAGGCGGCCGACGGCCTGGTCGACGGCGCCAATGGCTTCCACGGTGGCCTCCATGGCTCCGGTGTGGCCGACCATGTCGGGGTTGGCGTAATTGATCACGACCAGGGAGTAGATGCCCTTGTTGATGGCGGAGATGCAGTTGTCGGTCAGCTGCTCGGCCGACATCGCTGGTGCCTGGTCGTAGGTGGCGACCCGAGGCGAGGGCACGAGGTGACGGTCTTCACCGGGGTAGGGCTGCTCGATGCCACCGTTCATGAAGTAGGTGACGTGGGGGTACTTCTCGGTTTCGGCAGTGCGGAATTGACGCAGGCCGGCCTCGGAGACCACCTGACCGAGTAGGCCGTCGAGGGACTCGGGCGGGAAGGCCACGCTGACCGGGAGCCCGGCCTCGTACTGGGTGAACGTGACCACGTTCAGATCGGGAATGAAACTCCGCTCGAACCCGTCGCAGTCCTCGAGGACCAGGGCCTTGACCAGCTGGCGCACCCGGTCGGGGCGGAAGTTGAAGACCACCAGGCCATCGCCGGATTGGATGGACCCGGAAGCCAAGCGGGTGGGCTCCAGGAATTCGTCGTAGATCTCCTCGCTGTAGGAGGCCTGCAGCACCTCCTGCGGGGTTTGCTCGGTGATCGTGCCGTCTTCGGTCAGGAGCCGGTAGGCCTTCTCGGTGCGCTCCCAACGGCTATCGCGGTCCATCGCCCAATAGCGCCCGCAGAGGGTGCTGATCCGGCCAACGCCTGCCGCTTCGATTTGGGCTTCGATCTTGGTCAGGAACGGCTCGGCGCTCTGGGGAGGCGTGTCACGGCCATCGGTGATGGCGTGAATGCACACATCCTTGAGCCCGCGTGCCTTGGCCCAATGCAGGAGGCCGCCCAGGTGGTCGATGTGGCTGTGGACGCCGCCGTCGGAGCAGAGTCCGATTAGGTGCAGGGTTTTGCCGCTGCTCTGCAGTTGCTCGGCTAAAGCGTTGAGTTCTGGGTTCTCCGCGATGCTGCCGTCCCGCACGGCCTGGCTGATGCGAACGAGCTCTTGGCGGATGATTCGACCGGCACCAATGGTGAGGTGGCCGACTTCGGAGTTGCCCATTTGATCGTCGGGCAGGCCGACATCGGCTCCGCTGGCTTCGATCAGGGTGTGGGGATAGGCATGCCAGAGGGCATCCATCACCGGGGTTTGGGCAGCCCGGATGGCGTTATGAACGTCGTCGTGCCGGTAGCCCCATCCGTCCAGGATGCACAGCACGACCGGTGAAATAGCACCCTTCCGGGAGGGATCTGAAGGCCCGGCGGTGGATGCCGCCTTGTGCGAGCCCGATTCGGTGGACGGTACGACTGTCACCCGATAAAACCCCGCCTTTCCCTACACGACCAGATAGGTCCAACCTACCTCTTGCCTTGCCCGAAGCCAGTCCTCAGCATGGTTGCGTCAGCTTTTGGCTACACCGGGGATTCCCACTACCATCGCGCCCTCCGCTTAGACCCATGGCCGCCGATCGCGTTGAAATTCTGTCCGCGGTTGAGCTCGGAAGAACCCTGAACCGTCTGGCCTCCCAGGTGCTGGAGAGCCTGGATGACAGCCGCGATCTGGTCCTCCTGGGGATTCCGACCCGGGGGGTGGCTTTGGCGGAGGTCCTGGCTCAGTTGCTGGAGCAGCTCTCGGGCCATCCCGTGGACTGCGGCAGCGTCGACCCCACCTTCCACCGAGATGACCTCGATCGGGTCGGCACGCGACTGGTGACACCGACTTCCCTGCCCTCCAGCCTCGATGGCAAGGAGGTGGTGCTGGTGGATGACGTGATTTTCACCGGCCGCACCGTGCGCGCCGCGCTTGAGGCCCTGCAGGCCTGGGGCCGTCCTCGCCGCGTCTCGCTGCTGGCGATGGTGGACCGCGGTCACCGGGAGCTGCCGATTCAACCCGACTTCTGCGGCCGGGTGGTTCCGACGAACCGGCAGGAACTAATCGCCCTCTGTCTCAAGGGCATTGATGGTGAGGAAGGGGTCTTCCTTTTAAAAGGGGAGCCCGAAGGCTGACCCTCAGGCCACCGCTTCGAGTTCGTCCGCGCGGAAGTGGGCCCGGAATTTTCCGAAGGCCACGATCACGGGCATGGTCGGGCTGATGGTGCGGCCCTTGTAGTCGTTCAGGACCTGGAAGACTTCACCCTGCTGGCCCTTGAGATCGAAGGCCTGGCCGCGATGTTGCGGGTGGTGGAAGACCACAACGCTCTGGCTGACCGTGACTTGATCTCCTGCCTGCATGAAGGGGGGCCTTAGACGTGGAGCCCATCCTGTCACGCGTGATTAACGCCTGCAGGCCGTTTCGGGACCGTCTTCAACGACCTGTCCCCCGAGCTCTGCGCAGGCCTGGCTGAAGGCTTGCCAGTCATCGAGTCCCTGCTCGAGCTTCTGGCCCACCAGGCGGTTGAGCTGGGCCTCGGGGACGTTGGAGCCCAGGCCGCCGTGGGAATCGTGCTCGCCATGGTCCCGTTGGCGGAGCCCTTCGATACCGGCTTCCACCTGCTGGCGCAGCCCCTGGGTGCGGGTCCTCCACCAGGGGTGTTCGATCCGGTTGAGGGCATCGAGGGCTTCCCACCAGCGCTCCTGGGGGATCAGCCGGGCGGCCCGCTCCTTCTGAAACCGGTTGCGGCTCCAGTCTTCGCGGAGTTGATCGCCCAGCGCTGTGCCCTGGGGGTTCTGGTCGGCATTGAGGCTCTTCAGGACCGCGATCGCCTGCTCCAGTTGACCGCGGCGATAGAGGCTGAGGGCTTCGTTCTCCAGTTGCTTTTGCCAGGCCAGCAGGCGCTGCTGGTCCTCCGGCGTGCTGTTGCCGGAGTTGACCAGCAGGCGCTGGAGTTGCAGGGCCTGGGCCCGCTGGTTGGCCTGCCAGAGCTGATCGGCTTTCAGCCGGCGGCAATGGCTGAGTTCCAGTGGCGCTTGGCCCCCCAGCCAGCGCAGGGCGGAGAGCTGCTCGCCGTAGAGCAGGCAGTCATCCAATCGCCCGGCTTTGGAGGCCTGCTCGAGGCGAGCCGGAAGTTGTTTTTCCCACCAATAGGCCGCACCGACCCCCGATGCCACCAAACCCAAGGTGAGCACCAGCCAAAAACGTGGAAGCCGGTGTCGGCGGAGGGCCAAGTGGCGGGTCTGGAATCCGCTTCCGTTCTATGCAGCCGCCCTCCGGCGATCACGCGGCCAGGGGCAGCGCCTGAGCCGGCCTAGCGAACAGCGCCCAGATCGATGGCGTCTTGGCGCATTTGGGTCTGCAGATCCAAGGCCTCGACCTGCAGGTGAGCCGCCCCATCAATCCAAAAGCGCAGCTCGATGCGGTCCTCCCCGGGCTCGCCGGCGGGGCTCAGCGGAATCTGGATGGGGGCCTGCGGCCAGGTCTGGACCCGGGCCTCTCCTGCCCGTTGGCGGCGCAGGACGGGCAGCCCATCCACAAAGACCACCTCGCTGCGCTCTTCCGCCTGGGGTTCCCCGAGCACCAATTCCAGG
This DNA window, taken from Synechococcus sp. LTW-R, encodes the following:
- a CDS encoding ferredoxin-thioredoxin reductase variable chain — translated: MQAGDQVTVSQSVVVFHHPQHRGQAFDLKGQQGEVFQVLNDYKGRTISPTMPVIVAFGKFRAHFRADELEAVA
- the msrB gene encoding peptide-methionine (R)-S-oxide reductase MsrB; this translates as MTRRGLLASLALLVGGKSAEAAAKAGDPQWQLSDAQWKQRLSPAAYQVLRQEGTERPFSSPLNNEKRAGIFNCAGCDLPLFSSKAKYDSGTGWPSFWEPLANAIGTSVDFKLIVPRTEYHCRRCGGHQGHVFNDGPRPTGKRYCNNGVALTFKPEDS
- the secG gene encoding preprotein translocase subunit SecG; its protein translation is MIQSVLTWIWLSSGALLVITVLLHSPKGDGMGGLASSGSSMFTSARSAEATLNRITWTLLAIFLGLATALSAGWFKGL
- the gpmI gene encoding 2,3-bisphosphoglycerate-independent phosphoglycerate mutase gives rise to the protein MLCILDGWGYRHDDVHNAIRAAQTPVMDALWHAYPHTLIEASGADVGLPDDQMGNSEVGHLTIGAGRIIRQELVRISQAVRDGSIAENPELNALAEQLQSSGKTLHLIGLCSDGGVHSHIDHLGGLLHWAKARGLKDVCIHAITDGRDTPPQSAEPFLTKIEAQIEAAGVGRISTLCGRYWAMDRDSRWERTEKAYRLLTEDGTITEQTPQEVLQASYSEEIYDEFLEPTRLASGSIQSGDGLVVFNFRPDRVRQLVKALVLEDCDGFERSFIPDLNVVTFTQYEAGLPVSVAFPPESLDGLLGQVVSEAGLRQFRTAETEKYPHVTYFMNGGIEQPYPGEDRHLVPSPRVATYDQAPAMSAEQLTDNCISAINKGIYSLVVINYANPDMVGHTGAMEATVEAIGAVDQAVGRLLEATNRMGGTLIVTADHGNAELMEGPDGLPWTAHTTNPVPLILVEGEKRKIPGHGTAVELRSGGGLADVAPTLLEILGLEQPSRMSGTSLIHPLGSPSQSSRIPQTLGV
- the pyrR gene encoding bifunctional pyr operon transcriptional regulator/uracil phosphoribosyltransferase PyrR — protein: MAADRVEILSAVELGRTLNRLASQVLESLDDSRDLVLLGIPTRGVALAEVLAQLLEQLSGHPVDCGSVDPTFHRDDLDRVGTRLVTPTSLPSSLDGKEVVLVDDVIFTGRTVRAALEALQAWGRPRRVSLLAMVDRGHRELPIQPDFCGRVVPTNRQELIALCLKGIDGEEGVFLLKGEPEG